One Chloroflexota bacterium genomic region harbors:
- a CDS encoding cobyrinate a,c-diamide synthase: MLVGEGHKEHGTAVPRLVIAGASSGVGKTTLTAGLIAALRRRGMAVQPFKAGPDYIDPSYHTLAAGRPCRNLDTWMLPPAAVRASFLRACRGIDLAVIEGVMGLYDGFGYETEEGSTAHLAKLLDAPVVLMLDAARMARSAGAVALGYLRFDPNLSLAGFIANGVGSASHGQGVAASVERATGLPCFGWLPRLDDLRIPERHLGLVPTAESGRWEAFVDAAAEHVARYVDVGGLVAAARRAPALPCSDESPSRGRVASVSRVRVAVARDEAFSFYYQDNLDLLRSAGAEIVFFSPLRDGELPPGVCGLYIGGGFPEMYAAALAENEPLRVALRRAIESGLPTYAECGGLMYLTGSITDLSGMTHPMVGVLPGRSVMVERLTMGYRVVTTCAETILAPAGLVLRGHEFHYSDWVDRPADLPAAYAIAPRRGGPARPEGYARDNLLASYVHLHFGAAPQLAARFVRACRDWAARLGAGGRGE; this comes from the coding sequence ATGTTGGTCGGTGAGGGACACAAGGAGCACGGCACGGCGGTCCCACGGCTGGTGATCGCCGGGGCGAGCAGCGGCGTGGGCAAGACCACGCTGACGGCCGGGCTCATCGCCGCGCTGCGCCGCCGGGGTATGGCGGTGCAGCCCTTTAAGGCCGGGCCGGACTATATCGATCCCTCCTATCACACGCTGGCCGCCGGCCGGCCGTGTCGCAATCTGGACACCTGGATGCTGCCCCCTGCCGCCGTGCGAGCCTCCTTTTTGCGGGCCTGCCGGGGAATCGACCTCGCCGTCATCGAGGGGGTCATGGGGCTGTATGACGGGTTCGGGTATGAGACGGAGGAGGGGAGTACGGCTCATCTGGCGAAGTTGCTGGATGCCCCCGTGGTGCTGATGCTGGACGCGGCCCGGATGGCGCGCAGCGCCGGGGCGGTCGCCCTGGGCTATCTGCGCTTCGACCCGAATCTGTCACTGGCGGGTTTCATCGCCAATGGCGTCGGGAGCGCCTCACACGGTCAGGGCGTGGCGGCCTCGGTGGAACGGGCCACCGGCCTCCCGTGCTTCGGATGGCTGCCCCGCCTGGACGACCTGCGCATCCCCGAGCGGCATTTGGGGTTGGTGCCCACTGCCGAATCCGGCCGCTGGGAGGCCTTCGTCGACGCGGCCGCGGAGCACGTGGCCCGCTACGTCGACGTGGGCGGACTCGTCGCCGCCGCTCGTCGTGCTCCGGCGCTCCCCTGCTCGGACGAGAGCCCATCGAGGGGCCGGGTTGCCTCTGTCTCCCGCGTGCGTGTGGCCGTGGCCCGGGACGAGGCGTTCAGCTTCTACTATCAAGACAACCTGGACTTGCTGCGCTCGGCGGGGGCGGAGATCGTCTTCTTCAGCCCGCTGCGCGATGGGGAGTTGCCGCCTGGTGTGTGTGGCCTCTACATCGGCGGCGGCTTTCCGGAGATGTATGCGGCGGCGTTGGCGGAGAACGAGCCCCTGCGCGTCGCTTTGCGGCGGGCCATCGAGAGCGGCCTGCCGACTTACGCCGAATGTGGCGGCTTGATGTACCTGACCGGCTCCATCACCGATTTGAGCGGCATGACCCATCCCATGGTGGGGGTGCTGCCAGGGCGCTCCGTGATGGTGGAGAGGCTCACCATGGGGTATCGCGTGGTTACCACCTGTGCGGAGACGATCCTGGCCCCGGCCGGGCTCGTCCTGCGCGGCCATGAGTTCCACTATTCGGATTGGGTCGATCGCCCCGCCGACCTTCCTGCCGCCTATGCGATCGCCCCTCGACGGGGCGGTCCCGCCCGTCCGGAGGGCTATGCCCGGGACAACCTGCTGGCCTCTTACGTGCATTTGCACTTCGGGGCCGCTCCGCAGCTGGCCGCCCGTTTCGTGCGCGCCTGTCGGGATTGGGCCGCGCGTCTGGGCGCGGGAGGACGTGGTGAGTAG
- the cobD gene encoding cobalamin biosynthesis protein CobD, whose protein sequence is MSSRAFVPVLAFLIDGVLGDPPNRWHPVAWQGRLLAWAERWGPAGDGARFLYGAMVVAFGAGLSAGTAGGIRRLSRHLPMAIGVLMEAAALKLAIAARGLDRAAAQVETSLRQGDLEEARRLLGWHLVSRPTDDLCAEEVAAAAVESVAENLTDGLIAPLCVWTAGGLPAVWAYRFVQTADSMWGYHDPAHEWLGKPAARLDDVLNWLPARLAVGLLLVAAMFLGEDARGAWRARRSEAGRTVSPNAGQTMATMAGALGVTLTKRGHYSLRGGEAPITPETLRRARRLVAVAGALGVAFCVAWRLLVDRTRRSDCGGR, encoded by the coding sequence GTGAGTAGCCGGGCTTTCGTCCCCGTACTGGCCTTTCTGATCGACGGGGTGTTGGGCGATCCGCCCAACCGGTGGCATCCGGTGGCCTGGCAGGGGCGCCTGCTCGCCTGGGCGGAGAGATGGGGCCCGGCGGGAGATGGGGCCCGCTTCCTGTACGGCGCGATGGTGGTGGCGTTCGGCGCCGGGCTCAGCGCGGGCACCGCCGGAGGGATCAGGCGGCTGAGCCGGCATCTGCCCATGGCGATCGGCGTGCTCATGGAGGCCGCCGCCCTGAAGCTGGCGATCGCGGCGCGTGGGTTGGATCGTGCCGCCGCTCAGGTGGAGACGTCCCTGCGTCAAGGGGATCTGGAGGAGGCGCGTCGGCTGCTCGGCTGGCATCTGGTCAGCCGTCCCACGGACGACTTGTGTGCGGAGGAGGTGGCCGCCGCCGCTGTGGAGTCGGTGGCCGAGAACCTGACCGATGGCCTGATCGCCCCGCTGTGCGTCTGGACTGCTGGAGGGCTGCCGGCCGTGTGGGCGTATCGCTTTGTGCAGACGGCCGATAGCATGTGGGGGTATCACGATCCGGCTCATGAGTGGCTGGGCAAGCCGGCCGCCCGGCTGGATGATGTGCTCAACTGGCTGCCGGCGCGGCTGGCGGTGGGGCTGCTGCTGGTGGCGGCGATGTTCCTCGGGGAAGACGCGCGGGGCGCATGGCGGGCGCGTCGCTCTGAGGCGGGACGTACCGTCAGCCCGAACGCTGGCCAGACGATGGCGACCATGGCGGGCGCGCTGGGGGTCACGCTCACCAAGCGAGGGCATTACTCCCTGCGCGGCGGCGAGGCCCCGATCACGCCCGAGACGCTGCGCCGGGCGAGGAGGCTGGTCGCGGTGGCGGGCGCGCTGGGGGTGGCGTTCTGCGTCGCCTGGCGGCTGTTGGTAGATAGGACTCGACGATCCGATTGCGGAGGGCGGTGA
- a CDS encoding histidinol-phosphate aminotransferase family protein, with product MQTELLSPVPRPEVLNLRPDAHGGPDYAELARLGLSPADVLDFSASTNAYGPPPGVVEAMAAVDVTRYPDRHATSLRRAIAAREGVSPAEVLVGNGAAQLIWLVAMAYLRPGDTAFIIGPTFGEYRVASRLMGGRVVEWRAAEEADFHLDLPALEAALASRQPHLVWLCNPNNPTGIYLSAGSIARLRAAAPSALWVLDEAYRSFVAEPWPSIPLIADGRVVLLRSLTKDYALPGLRLGYALAAPPVIDALARVQPPWSVSAVAQAAGLAALHDREHVLHTVASLRAEGATLREALRALGWRVLPSATHFFLVEVGDAAAVRSWLLREHHIQVRDCRSFGLPRFIRVAARCLEENVRLVAAMEALRCSRER from the coding sequence ATGCAGACGGAGCTCCTGTCCCCTGTGCCACGGCCGGAGGTGCTGAACCTTCGACCGGATGCGCATGGCGGTCCGGACTACGCCGAGCTGGCTCGCCTGGGCCTGAGCCCGGCGGACGTGTTGGATTTCAGCGCCAGCACGAACGCCTATGGGCCGCCCCCGGGCGTCGTCGAAGCCATGGCTGCCGTGGATGTGACCCGCTATCCCGACCGCCATGCCACGTCCCTGCGTCGGGCCATCGCCGCCCGAGAGGGGGTATCGCCGGCCGAAGTGTTGGTGGGCAACGGCGCCGCCCAGCTCATCTGGCTGGTGGCCATGGCCTATCTACGTCCCGGCGATACGGCTTTCATCATCGGCCCCACCTTTGGGGAATATCGCGTGGCCAGTCGGTTGATGGGGGGGCGGGTCGTGGAGTGGCGGGCGGCCGAGGAGGCCGACTTCCACCTGGATCTCCCCGCTTTGGAGGCGGCGCTGGCGAGCCGTCAGCCTCATCTGGTCTGGCTGTGCAATCCCAACAATCCCACCGGCATCTACCTGAGCGCGGGGTCGATCGCCCGGCTGCGTGCGGCCGCCCCTTCCGCCCTGTGGGTGCTGGACGAGGCCTATCGCTCCTTCGTGGCGGAGCCGTGGCCGAGCATCCCCTTGATCGCCGACGGGCGTGTGGTGTTGCTGCGCTCCCTCACCAAGGACTACGCCTTGCCCGGCCTGCGGCTGGGCTACGCGCTGGCCGCGCCGCCGGTGATCGACGCGCTGGCCCGGGTGCAGCCGCCGTGGAGCGTCAGCGCGGTGGCCCAGGCGGCCGGATTGGCGGCCCTGCACGATCGTGAGCACGTGCTGCACACCGTTGCCTCCCTGCGCGCGGAGGGGGCCACATTGCGAGAGGCGCTGCGTGCGCTGGGGTGGCGGGTCCTGCCGTCGGCCACCCACTTCTTCCTGGTCGAGGTAGGCGATGCGGCGGCCGTCCGGAGTTGGCTGCTGCGGGAGCATCATATCCAGGTGCGGGATTGCCGTTCGTTTGGGCTGCCGCGCTTCATCCGGGTGGCGGCCCGGTGTCTGGAGGAGAACGTTCGCCTGGTGGCGGCGATGGAGGCCCTGCGATGCTCGCGGGAACGCTGA
- a CDS encoding cobyric acid synthase — MLAGTLMVQGAASSVGKSLLVTGLCRLYARRGLRVVPFKAQNMSNNAGVTPEGGEIGRAQVSQAEACGIPPHVDMNPILLKPEADSRSQVVVLGRPWATLPAGSYYRRKAELWDVVVGALARLRARADLVIIEGAGSPAELNLRRGDIVNMAVARHAQSPVLLVGDIDKGGIFAQLLGTLWLLEPEDRALVKGLIVNKFRGAPALFVEGVRILEERGGVPVLGVVPWLPDHGIAEEDAATLEEAPPSSGSDAGGRELDIAVIALPRIANFDDFDPLSMEPGVHVRFVRTVRALGRPHAIILPGTKHTLADLAWLRRTGLAEAILAMARRGVAIVGICGGYQMLGQSIRDPEGVEGGGEAEGLGLLPTRVVFHREKATWQVRARLCGTLPWLESGDELTGYEIHMGQAETPTPLLEIYRPDGERVPDGAATADGRVWGTHLHGLFLNDAFRRSWLRSLGWRPPDEARSAAAIRMAAYDRLADALEAALDISRLDAILEES, encoded by the coding sequence ATGCTCGCGGGAACGCTGATGGTCCAGGGGGCCGCCTCGTCTGTAGGCAAGAGCCTGCTGGTGACCGGGCTGTGCCGCCTGTACGCCCGGCGTGGGTTGCGGGTGGTGCCCTTCAAGGCCCAGAACATGAGCAACAACGCCGGCGTCACGCCCGAGGGGGGCGAGATCGGCCGCGCGCAGGTGAGCCAGGCTGAGGCGTGTGGCATTCCCCCGCACGTGGACATGAACCCCATTCTGCTCAAACCCGAGGCCGACAGCCGCTCCCAGGTGGTGGTGCTGGGCCGTCCCTGGGCTACCCTCCCCGCGGGCTCCTATTACCGCCGGAAGGCCGAGCTGTGGGATGTCGTCGTTGGGGCGCTGGCCCGCCTGCGCGCTCGCGCCGACCTGGTCATCATCGAAGGGGCCGGGAGCCCCGCCGAGCTCAACCTCCGGCGGGGGGACATCGTCAATATGGCCGTGGCCCGGCACGCGCAGAGCCCGGTCCTGCTGGTCGGCGACATCGATAAGGGGGGCATCTTCGCGCAGTTGTTGGGGACGCTATGGCTGCTGGAGCCGGAGGATCGGGCCCTGGTGAAGGGGCTCATCGTCAACAAGTTCCGGGGTGCCCCGGCCCTCTTCGTGGAGGGCGTGCGCATCCTGGAGGAGCGCGGCGGTGTTCCCGTCCTGGGCGTCGTCCCCTGGCTGCCGGATCATGGCATCGCCGAGGAGGACGCGGCGACGCTGGAGGAGGCCCCGCCCTCCTCGGGGTCGGACGCCGGCGGGCGAGAGCTGGACATCGCCGTGATCGCCCTGCCCCGCATCGCCAATTTCGACGACTTCGATCCGCTGAGCATGGAGCCGGGCGTGCACGTGCGCTTCGTGCGCACGGTGCGTGCGCTGGGGCGGCCGCACGCGATCATCCTGCCCGGCACCAAGCACACGCTGGCCGATCTTGCCTGGCTCCGGCGGACCGGGCTGGCCGAAGCGATCCTGGCGATGGCCCGTCGCGGTGTGGCGATCGTGGGCATCTGTGGCGGATATCAGATGTTGGGGCAGTCCATTCGTGATCCCGAAGGGGTGGAGGGCGGCGGGGAGGCGGAGGGCCTGGGGCTGCTGCCGACCCGGGTGGTCTTTCATCGGGAGAAGGCGACCTGGCAGGTGCGCGCCCGGCTGTGTGGAACCCTGCCCTGGCTGGAGTCCGGGGATGAGCTGACCGGCTATGAGATCCACATGGGGCAGGCGGAGACGCCAACGCCCCTCCTGGAGATCTACCGTCCCGACGGGGAGCGGGTGCCTGACGGCGCCGCCACGGCCGACGGCCGGGTGTGGGGTACGCACCTGCACGGCTTGTTCCTGAACGACGCCTTCCGGCGGAGCTGGCTGCGCAGCCTGGGATGGCGGCCGCCGGACGAGGCCCGCTCTGCCGCCGCCATCCGGATGGCCGCCTATGATCGTCTGGCCGATGCATTGGAGGCCGCGCTGGATATATCGCGCTTGGACGCCATCCTGGAGGAATCCTGA
- a CDS encoding GHMP kinase: protein MRDVVSSEPITATVTLPGTCGEWVQGTLEGVPCLVSCPIDWYAHVTVTLDAPPGVWRVPSHAPKAAAALQLALAARGDPPVGGALRLDNPLPRGRGYASSTVDVAGTIYAVGEALGVPFTPPEVAALAVQVEPSDSILFPEWTLFAHRDAAFHRPLGTPPPLAVVVLDPGGSVDTLAFNATDHRAMLRRLAPLHREAFALLEAGLAAGDATLVARAATLSASAHQQILPNPLVDTALRLARRSGALGVCRAHSGTIVGLLCSPGDAAEMASWIAERLPGVLVRPHRCL from the coding sequence ATGCGGGACGTCGTCTCCTCGGAGCCCATCACCGCCACCGTGACCCTCCCCGGCACCTGCGGCGAGTGGGTGCAGGGGACCCTGGAGGGCGTTCCCTGTCTGGTCTCCTGTCCCATCGACTGGTACGCCCATGTGACGGTGACGCTGGACGCCCCGCCGGGGGTGTGGCGTGTGCCCTCCCACGCTCCCAAGGCCGCCGCCGCGCTGCAACTGGCCCTGGCGGCGCGAGGCGATCCGCCGGTTGGCGGCGCCTTGCGGCTGGACAACCCCCTGCCGCGCGGGCGTGGATATGCCTCCAGCACCGTAGATGTGGCCGGGACCATCTACGCCGTTGGGGAGGCGCTGGGCGTGCCCTTCACCCCGCCCGAGGTGGCGGCGCTGGCCGTGCAGGTGGAGCCCAGCGACAGCATCCTCTTCCCCGAATGGACCCTCTTCGCCCACCGGGATGCCGCTTTCCATCGGCCGTTGGGGACGCCGCCGCCGCTGGCGGTGGTGGTGCTGGATCCCGGTGGCTCCGTGGACACCCTGGCCTTCAACGCGACGGACCACCGGGCGATGTTACGCCGGCTGGCGCCCCTTCACCGGGAGGCCTTCGCCTTGTTGGAGGCCGGCCTGGCCGCCGGTGACGCGACCCTGGTGGCCCGGGCCGCTACCCTCAGCGCCTCGGCCCATCAGCAGATCCTCCCGAACCCTTTGGTGGACACGGCCTTGCGTTTGGCGCGCCGATCCGGCGCGCTGGGCGTCTGTCGGGCGCACAGTGGCACGATCGTGGGGCTCCTGTGCAGCCCGGGGGACGCGGCAGAGATGGCCTCGTGGATCGCCGAGCGCTTGCCCGGCGTCCTGGTTCGTCCTCATCGCTGCCTTTGA